The genomic region GGGACCAGGTAGCGGTGCCGGCCGTGCACGAACGACGTGGTCCAGGAGCCGTGCACGTGCCAGAGCAGGAGGTTCATCGGCCGCTCCCGCCGGTCGCGGACACGGTCGCCGCGCCGGCCGTCACGGTGGTCGCGACGCGGGCCGGTTCGGGGCGTACGCCCAGCAGCCGCAGCGCCTCGACCACCTCGGCCGGATCGATGCCGGCCAGGCAGGGGTGTCCCGGCACGGGGCAGGTGGCGGCGCGGGTGTCGCGGCAGGCGGCGGTGGTGTCGCCGAGCCGGACGGTCGGCACCCGGTACGGACCCCACTGTCCGAACGGGACGGTCGGGGCGAAGAGGCTCACCACCGGCACGCCGAACGCGGCGGCCAGGTGGGCCGGCCCGGTGTTGCCGACCACGACCGCCGCCGCCCCGGCGATCACCCCCGCCAGCTCCGCGAGTCCGGTCCGACCACCGAGGTCCACGCCACCCGCGACGGCCACCGCGGCGGTCACGTCCCGCTCGTCCGGCCCGCCGGTGACCACCACCCGGTGCCCGGCGTCGGCCAACGCCCCGGCGATCCGGGCCGCCAGCTCCGGCGGGCAGGCGCGGCTGGAGGCCGCCGAGCCGGGATGCAGCACGACGTAGCCCGGCGCGCCCAGTCCCGTCGGCGGCGGCACGGCCCCGGCGCGCAGTCGCAGGGCGGGTTGGTCGCCGGGGGCCAGGCCGTGGCCGGCTGCGGCGGCGAGGGAGAGGGCGCGTTCGGGCTCGGGCACGCCGGGTGGGACGCGGTGGCGCAGGTCGAGGAGGCTGCCGGGGTAGTCGTCGCTGATCGCGGCGATGCGCGGCACGCCGGCCATGCGCAGCAGGAGGGCGAGAGGCAGGGGCGACTGGTGGAAGGAGGTGAAGATGACCGCCTCGTCCGCGCCGACGGCGGCCAGCCGGGTGGTGAGGGTCCGCATGTCGGCCGGGTCGACCGGCGCCGGGTGGGGGTCGATCCAGGGCAGGGGGTGTTCGACGATCTCGTCGATGCCGGGGAGCAGGTCGGCGGCGGCGCGACCGCGGGGGCCGCAGAGCAGCACGACCCGGTCCGCGGAGTGCGCGACGGCGCGGATAGCGGGACCGGTGACCAGCACGTCCCCGGCCGAGTCGGCCCGGACCACCAGCACCGTGCCCAGCCGCCGGCGCGGGCGGGCGGGCGGCACGATCGCGGTCTGGCGGCGCAGGATCTCGGTCACCGCCGCGGGCAGGTCCACCGCGACCCAGGGGGCGGCTGCCACCTCCTCGGGCCGGGTCACCGGTGTCGGCACCAGAACCCCGGCCGCGCCGGCGGCCAGCGCGGCGGTCACGTCCCGGCCGATGTCGCCGACCACGGCGCACCGCGACGCCACCGTGCCCAGATCGGCGGCGGCGGCGTGGACCAGCCCGGCCGCCGGCTTACGGCAGGCGCACGCGTCGGAGTCGTCGTGCGGACACACCTGCCAGGTGTCGAACGGCCCCAGCAGCGCCTCGATCCGGGCGTGCACCGCCCGCATCTGGCCCGGTGTGAAGTAGCCCCGCGCGAGGCCGGACTGGTTCGTCACCACCCCCAGTCGCAACCCCGCCGCCCGCAACCGGTCCAGCGCCGCCCGCGCTCCCGGGACCGGCCGCACCTTCTCCGGGTCGCCGTTGTACGGCACGTCCTCCACCAACGTGCCGTCCCGGTCGAGCAGCACCGCGTCGAGCAGAACCGGCCCCGACCCGGCCCGGTCAGCACCGGTGAAAACCCCGGCTGACCTGCGCTGATCCGGCTCCCCCTGGTCCTGTCGCACAGCCGGCGGGTTCCCGGCGCCCCGGGGAGTAAACATCATCTTCGACGCGGCAGGAGCACCGCGCGCGCCGCGGCCCTGCACGGCCGCCAGCGCTGGCCTTACCCGTCGCTCCGGAGAAGCTAACCCACCGACGCCGTTAGCCCCGGTTCGGACGCGGGTACGGGGAGCCGGTGGCGATGGTGGAGAAAGTGATCGACGCACCGCCGGAGCAGGTCTTCGACGTGCTCGCCGACGGCTGGACGTACAGCGACTGGGTGGTCGGCACCGTGCACGTGCGGGACGTGGACGACGACTGGCCGAAGGTCGGCAGCCAGCTGCACCACCGGGCCGGTCCGTGGCCGTTCTCGTTGGAGGACGCCTCGACCGTGCTGCTCTGCGAACCGCCGCACCGGCTGGTGCTGCGGGCCGGGCTCTGGCCGGCCGGTGAGGCGATCGTGACGTTCTCGCTCGACCCGGTCGGGGAGACCGCCACCCGCGTGCGCATCGGGGAGGACTTCGCCGCCGGGCCGCTGCGCTGGGTGCGCAACAAGGTCAACGACCTGGTGCTGCACCTGCGCAACCGGGAGACGCTCAACCGGCTGTCCGACATCGCCACCCGACAGAAGGACCAGCGGTGACGCGGGCCGGGACGGCGCGAGCGCCGGGGTGGGTCGGGCGGTCGGCCGCGCGTACGCCGCCCGCGGTGCCAGGTTGGGGCTGATCGCCCGGGGCGAGACGGGCTCGGGCCGCAGCCGGGTTGACCCGTCACCGCCGTTGATCCGGGAGCCGTTACGACAACGGGACGGTCACTGGCTACCCTTCCATGGATCCCTGCCCGCAAACCTAGGATGTCCGTCATGATCGAACCCGTGCAGTTGCCCGCCCCCTGGCGGGACGTACGCCTCACCGTCGTGGTGCCCACCTACAACGAGGCTGGGAACCTCCCGGTGCTGGTCGAGCGGCTGCTCGCCCTGCCACTGCCGGGCCTTCGGGTCCTGGTCGCCGACGACAACTCGCCGGACGGCACCGGTGAGATCGCGGACAAGCTGGCGATCGAGCACCCCGACCGGATCGAGGTGGTGCACCGGCCGGGCAAGGAGGGCCTCGGGCGGGCGTACGTGGACGGGATGAGCCGGGCCCTCGACGGGGGCGCGGAGTACGTGGCGCAGATGGACGCGGACCTCTCCCACCCGGCGGAGGCGCTGCCGGGCATGCTCGGCGCGCTGCTGTCGACCCAGGCGGGCGTGGTGATCGGCTCCCGCTACGTGCCCGGCGGCGAGCTGGACGAGAACTGGCCGCTGTACCGCCGTGCGCTTAGCGGCTGGGCCAACCTCTACGTGCACACGCTGCTGCGGGTGCGGATCCGCGACCTCACCGCCGGCTTCAAGATCTGGCGGGCGGACGCGCTGCGCGACATCGGCCTGGACCGGGTGCAGTCCAACGGTTACAGCTTCCAGGTGGAGATGCACTACCTCGCCACCAAGCTCGGGCACACCATCCTGGAGGTGCCGATCCGCTTCGAGGAGCGTCGTGACGGCGCCTCGAAGATGACCACCGCTACCAAGATCGAAAGCGCGCTGATGCCGTTCAAGCTACGCAGCAAGCACCGCAACATCGAGCGCTGAGCACCTCCGCCGGCGACCGGCCCGGCCCCACCACGCCACGGTCGCGGGCGCCCGGTCTCGGCCCGGACACCCGGTCGCGGGCCCTCGGTCGCGGGCCCTCGCGGGTGCCCGGTCGCCGGCGCCCGTGCCGGGGCATGCGTTCGCGTCCGCTGGGCAGCGGGTTCCGGCAGGGACGCCCTGCCGGGCGGCGAATCGTGTTCACCCTTCCACGTCGCGGCGTGGGCTAACCGACTACGGAGCGTTCAATCACGGTCCGTAGCGGACCGCCCGGCAGCCGAGCACACCACCGGCGCCCCTTTGCTCTGCACCCACCGAGGCACCAGCTCGCCCACCTGCCCCTCGGCGACGACCAGCACTCACCATCGGCGCGAGGGACGATCACCGAACGTCACTGTCGCGTATAGGTATGCAGAGCAATGGCGACGGCCGGATAATCCAGTCGCCACCGCTACTTCACGCACGGTGATTGGCTCGGCGGCACGCGGACGCCGCCGGGCGGGTCACCGGGTCCCCCCTCCGCCGACGTCGGAACGAACGCCCAGGCCGATCGGCCCGCGCGGCCCGTCCGAGCGGTCAGCGGTAGATGGCGCGCTGCGCGGAGCCGACGGCGGCGGCGTACACGCCACCGGTGAGGGCGCGGTCCCGGGCCAGGGCGGCCCGTGCCGCGTTCGACCCAGGCGCGCCGTGCACGCCGCCGCCCGGGTGCGCGGACGCGCTCGCCAGGAAGAGCCGGTCCACCGGGGTGTCGGGCCGGCCCAGGCCGGGGATCGGGCGGAGGAACAGCTGCTGGTACGCGGCCGAGGTGCCGCCACCGACCGCGCCGCCGACCAGGTTGGCGTCACCGTTCTCGAGCTCGGCGGGGCCGGCCACGTGCCG from Micromonospora sp. WMMD812 harbors:
- a CDS encoding HAD-IIIA family hydrolase, which translates into the protein MLLDRDGTLVEDVPYNGDPEKVRPVPGARAALDRLRAAGLRLGVVTNQSGLARGYFTPGQMRAVHARIEALLGPFDTWQVCPHDDSDACACRKPAAGLVHAAAADLGTVASRCAVVGDIGRDVTAALAAGAAGVLVPTPVTRPEEVAAAPWVAVDLPAAVTEILRRQTAIVPPARPRRRLGTVLVVRADSAGDVLVTGPAIRAVAHSADRVVLLCGPRGRAAADLLPGIDEIVEHPLPWIDPHPAPVDPADMRTLTTRLAAVGADEAVIFTSFHQSPLPLALLLRMAGVPRIAAISDDYPGSLLDLRHRVPPGVPEPERALSLAAAAGHGLAPGDQPALRLRAGAVPPPTGLGAPGYVVLHPGSAASSRACPPELAARIAGALADAGHRVVVTGGPDERDVTAAVAVAGGVDLGGRTGLAELAGVIAGAAAVVVGNTGPAHLAAAFGVPVVSLFAPTVPFGQWGPYRVPTVRLGDTTAACRDTRAATCPVPGHPCLAGIDPAEVVEALRLLGVRPEPARVATTVTAGAATVSATGGSGR
- a CDS encoding SRPBCC family protein, translating into MVEKVIDAPPEQVFDVLADGWTYSDWVVGTVHVRDVDDDWPKVGSQLHHRAGPWPFSLEDASTVLLCEPPHRLVLRAGLWPAGEAIVTFSLDPVGETATRVRIGEDFAAGPLRWVRNKVNDLVLHLRNRETLNRLSDIATRQKDQR
- a CDS encoding polyprenol monophosphomannose synthase, which gives rise to MIEPVQLPAPWRDVRLTVVVPTYNEAGNLPVLVERLLALPLPGLRVLVADDNSPDGTGEIADKLAIEHPDRIEVVHRPGKEGLGRAYVDGMSRALDGGAEYVAQMDADLSHPAEALPGMLGALLSTQAGVVIGSRYVPGGELDENWPLYRRALSGWANLYVHTLLRVRIRDLTAGFKIWRADALRDIGLDRVQSNGYSFQVEMHYLATKLGHTILEVPIRFEERRDGASKMTTATKIESALMPFKLRSKHRNIER